The genomic interval GTGGCAGGAAACAATCACCAAGGACCAGCTATGTGCCAGGTGGTGCCCAAAGACCTTTCAATGAACTAATTCTTTGAATCCTCACATCAGCCCCATAAGATATACAATTATCTCTTTGTTACcaatgaggaaagaaaagtaCACAGGGGTTGAATAACTCGCACAAGGTCACAAAGCTTGGTGTGGTGTGGCCAAGAGTCAAAGCCAGGCAAGCTGGCTCCACGTCCATGCTCTTAACTCTACCAGAATGCTTCCCCAGAAATATAGTTGTctgttaaaatacttttaaggaaaagaaagagaattaaaagacaTTAATAAATAATAGTTCAAGTGCTACATggctatttaaaaatcttaagtaGAATCATATGTGGCTGAATGTTGGGGGACACTGCATTACTTTATGATCAACCAAAATCAACTAAATGAAGCTATAGTGTCCTACTGCTGCTAAAACTGTCTCTCAACTCCATCAGAAAAAGTACTAACAAGTAATGATGATGATGTgccttattttgaaatataagagAATCCCTTAAGGTGATGCTACTGGGGTCAGAAGTTCAAGAAGCCTGAAAAAGTTGAGAAGCATCCCAACAGAGAGCCCTTTCCCTGCTTGCCTTCTGCCCTGAAAGAACAGGTACTTCTAGGGTTTTATGCCTCTTTGCAGCAAACTTTTTTTGGTTGCGccacaaggcatgcaggatctaattccccaatcagggattgaacctgtaccccctaaAGTAGAAGgtgcttcctgcagtggaagcgtggagtgttaaccactggactgccatgaaAGACCCTAGCAAACGTTTCATTCCCATTCTTCGCATCCCTCTTACACTACAGGACTTTGAAGGAGGCCCATGATGTCAACTTCAGGAAGCAAATGTGCAATCACTGACAAATCTGCAAGACCTGGGCTACCAGAAGGAGGAGTTCCCACAGGCTCTTATTTGAGAAGCCTAGAGCCATTGCCTTCAGATAACCTGGCCTCTAAGCCCTCTCTGGGAGACAtgctcaaaatatatattttttaaagccctGAAATCTAGCATTTGGGAACTAAATGACTCCAAGAGAATTAAGCCCATACCTTTCCCTGTCACACTGACTTATAACATGTTAGAAATAAGTCCATAGAAACTAAACCAACCATGTAATTAAACAGAATAGGAAACAGGCCCTGAAGAGGTGATGTGCCTGGAATTCCTATCTCCTAATTCCCAACAGCTCCTTTTTTCCTCCAGACTCAAGATCTTACAAAGGCCAAACTAGAACCAGACACACGCTGATCTAACTGCATTTAGTGGCTGTAGGCAAGGGCAGGCAAAAACCTAAAAAAGATACTATCTCCTTGTTGCCTATCCCCTACCCATCCAAGCCCTGCCTGCAGACGGGTCCGAGTTCCGACATACTACTTTCAACCCTAAAGTTCTACCCCGGGCTTCACGGTCAAGAAATTGTaccaagaaaaaaggaaggaggtaCACGATCGTTAACGGGTTAAGGGGCGAATCTCCGAGGAAAGGGGCCTGCAGATTCTGCAGCCCTCGCGGTGGCCCCCTCACCCACACAAACCGAGGACATTTTGCTCATCTTCCGGGGGACTGCGGACCCTGGTCGGGATCCTATTCCCGGGTATATTCGAGGCTCCAGGGGCCTTCAAGTCCCCAAACCCCGCCCCACAAAGTCCTCTTTAGTCCTACCAAGTCACTCCCATGGTGTCGGGCCAGGAGGATGGAAGGATCAAACAACTGAAATGCGGTGTGCTCCAGCAGCCCACACGAGGTGAAACCACCTCGCTAAAGAGAGCTCTGATGGAGGCAGGCGCTCCGGAACTTACGTAAAAACACAGCGCCCAGTCGACACGCCCACGAGGAAGGGCGTGTCTAGGTCCTTCGGTGACGTCACTGTCCGACTccgccccgccccccatcccccgGTTCGCCGCTCAGGGAATTCCCATTCGCCTGGGCACCCTGGACCCAGACCCATGAAACTAGGAAAGTGTAGCTTGGACTACAACCACTTAGAGAAGCCAACGTTAAATTCGGGAGGACCCAGCTCCAGGACCCGTGAGCTCTTTTTGGTGGGTGGGATGGGGCTTCTGGCACACCCGACCTCCAGACGCGAGGGGGAGCTGTGAGCTCCGGTGGGCTCTTGGGTGCTGGGTGTTTACTGCGCAAGCGCACTCGGGGCCTTTTTCCCCCCATACCCACGTGGGAAACTTCACGGCCCGGTTTTCTAGAAAAATGCCCAAGTTCAAGGCGGCCCGCGGGGCCGGGGTTCAGGAAAAGCATGCGCCGCTGGCCGAGCAGATCCTGGCTGGGGACGCGGTGCGGGCAGGAACCCGAGAAAAACGGCGGGGTCGCGGAACCGGAGACGAGGAGGAAGAGTACGTGGGGCCCCGGCTGACCCGACGGATTTTGCAGCAAGCGCGGCAGCAGCAAGAGGAGCTCGAGGCAGAGCATGGGAGCGGGGACAGGCCCGCAGTGCCGCGGGAGCGCACTACGCGGCTTGGTGAGTGGCGGGGATGGGGTACGAGGAGGAGGGTGGGTAGCTGGGGTGAACGGCTGAAGGGTGTCCGGCAGGGGAATAGCTtggaatttaaaaacacacacacacacacacaaactgagcCCTTGGCAGAGGTGTTGGGGTGGGAGACCCAGCTCTGGGGCAGATTGAGGGTTGCCGGAGCCCTCCACGCCCACTCCTTAGAGTGGCACTCTTGTAGGCATCCCGGAGGTTAGGCCAACAGGAAGTGGTTACTCACGCCGCTAAGTTCTCCTagcatttatttatgtgttttgtaAGTAATCATGGAATGTCTACTACGCACATCCAGCCGTGCTAGGAGTTTagataaaaaaatgtaaacaggaTAAAGGTATACCTGACGTCAGGATCTTACAGGGTAGCCCAAGAAAGAGAGAATTAAGTAAGCAATTAGAATAATGCACTCGTGATAAAGTACAGTTTCTCTGACAATAGCATTAGTCTTGGGAGTCAGGTTTCCCAGGTTGCAAGACCGTTGAGCTGAGAACTGAAAAGTGGGGAGTGCTCTGAGCACAAAGAACAATATTGTTTAAGGGCCAGAAAGGGAGTGAGGTAATTTAAAAGatggtcatttatttttgttattactcTGAGAGTGTTGACCTCCAAGCTGCTTAATCCATTTCTCAACACTCATCTTTCATTTGTCTGTGAGCAGCGTtcacaaacggagaaggcaatggcgccccactccagtactcttgcctggaaaatcccatggatggaggagcctggtaggctgcagtccatggggtcgccaagagtcggacaggactgagcaacttcactttcacgcattggagaaggaaatggcaacccactccagtgttcttgcttggagaatcccagggacgggggagcctggtgggttgccgtctatagggtcgcacagagtcggacacgattgaagtgacttagcagcagcagcattcacaaACACTAGTCTCCTTGCTACAGTATCTTTACTGCACTTCGAAGACATCACATCCCTGTTTTGCTAGTTTTTCACCtctcagtgggcttcccaggcggtgcagtagtaaagaacccacctgccaatgcaagagatgctggttcgatcactgggtcaggaaaatcccctggagaaggaaatggcaacccactccagtattcttacctggaggatccatggacaggggagcctggcaggctacagtcaggaaaagtccacagggccgcaaaaagtcagacacggctgaggaCATGCACCCACCTCTCAGTATCCTTTGCTGGCTCCTATTCTCCCCCTCCTGACGCCTGGctggtgggatctcagttcccccaccagtgattgaaccctgAGCCCccgcagtgaaagcccagaatccttacactaggccaccagggagctGCCTCTGCTGACTCCTCAATTATCGCCAGCCTCTTACTGCAGTGCCATAGCGTTGCATCCTAGGAGCTATTCTGTTCACCTTTGATGACTTCTCTGGTGCTGTCATCAGATTCAAGGTTTAAATACTGTCTTATTTGGTAACTGCTTCCAAGTTCATATTCCAGCCTCGATCTCTTCCATGAAACCCATATTCTTATATTTCAGTTCTCTCTTTAGCTTCTCCAATTTGAAGTCTAAGAAACATCTCAGATTTAGCATGTCTGGAACAGAAATCCTGACCATCTTGCCAAACCTGCTCCACTCCCAATCTACTTCATCTCAATTAATGACACGATGTCCTTCCATTTGCTCCAGACAGAAAACTCAGACTTGTCTCTTTCTCGCTCCATATCCAAACAATTAGGAAGTCCTGTTGACTCTACCttaaaaatatatccagaatcagATCACTTGGCACCATCTTGGAACAGCATCCTGTTCAAACCACAGTTATCTCTCACCTGGACGATTGCAGTAGCCTCTTAGCGAGTATCCCGTATCTGCCACAGTCTACTCTCAGCTCAGCACCTTGAGGATTACCTGATCTCCAGAGACCTATATGATCTGCACCTGTTGTCAGTCTGACCTCTCCTGCTCCTTTCCCTTTGCCCTCTTCTCTCCATctggatcaaaccagtcaattctaaaggagatcagtcctgagtattcactggaaggactggtgctgaagctgaagctccaatactttggccacctgatggcgaagagctaactcactggaaaagaccctgatgctgggaaagactggaggcaggaggagaacgggacaacagaggatgagatggttggatggtatcatcaactcaagtCCATTCATATAGGCTTCATCGCTTCTTAAATATGGCAAGTCAGGGCCTTCACCCTGGCGGGGCCTTCTGTCTTCATACTCCTGTTGGTTTCCTCCCTTAATTCTTTATCTGCTCAGAGAGGCCTATCCTGACCACTCCATTAAAAACTGCAACACATCACCCCTGTCTCCACATCACAACTTCTCTACTCTGCTGTATTTCTTTGTCGtggcatttgtgtttttttaacaTAACGTATATCATATTAGTTCATTGTCTGTGTCCAACCATTAGAACGTAAGTTCTGTAAGggcaaaatgtttttctcttgtttgcTGATATATTTCTGGCACCCAGAACAGTGCCTCACATACGGTGGGCACTCTCAGCGTTTACTGAATGGTGGTGAGGTAGATAAGAGCAAAAGTTACAAAAGTCTCGGTGGCTGCCCTGAAGAGTGGAAAACGAATAGAGACTAAGGAGACCACTTAGGGGACTGTTGGGTTAATCTAGACAAGAGGTGATACTGACCTAGGCTTTGACAGGGCTGTGAAAGCTTTGAGAGAAATTGTGTGAGGTTCAGTGGGAAAGGGCTTGGTAGTTGATTGGGTGTTGGGAGTGGGGGCAGTGGATGAGGCAGGCCTGCCGCCTAGGTTCTGGCTTAGCATGGACTGGGTGGTGCTCCCACTGACTTAGACGTGGAACACGGTGAGTAGACCTAGGAGGGCACGGGAGTGACAGACCAAGATCGTAGTGCCCGCGGTCGTCCGTGAACAAGCTGTACAGGAGGCAGCTGGTGTTAGGGTCTGGAGCAAAGAGAGACTAACCCTACAGGCACAGATTTGGGAGTTGTTAGCACGTGAAGACAGAGCGTCTGGTACGTGTAACCCTCCCCCTTTATTTAACTTTCATCACACAGTGTCTGggggttttctgtgtgtgtgtgctgcactcaggccatgtgggatcttagttccccaaccatggcATGGATTGTACTTCTCGCTtcttgcagtgaaagcatggagtccaaaccactagaccaccagagaattcctagCAGgcactcttgggcttcccagcaaGCCCTCCTGCCAGTGTTACCCAGGTCTAGAGCACACTCCTCCAGCTCCCATACTGCCCATCCAGAGCCTAGGCATCCTTTGCATCCATCGTCTCTTCTGAGTACCTGTGGTATACATCGTCTCTGACGCTCATTTTGACACTAATCAAGCCCTGCCATGTGTGTAAGAGAGAGGTGGTGAATGTATAATCTAGACCCAGACTGCCTGCGGTAGGCAAGTCAGTCAACTTTTCTGTGCTTCAGCATCCCCATCTGAAACTGGGTATGATAATAGTACCTACTCCTTACGGTCATGGCGGTTATGTATGTTGTATAACAGTTTAGTGTGTTCACTCTCGTTTGAGTCTTGAATGAGGCTGTTATCACTGTCTCTTCAGTTCGTACGTGTACATTTGGGTTCTCAAGCAGGATTGCACACCCCTGGGGACTGGAAGGTAGCGTGCATTTATTAGAAGCATGTGAGGCCCGGACCATAACCATAATGGTTAGAGTTGAGTTGACCTCTGAATTCCTCACCCGCCACTTGGCCTTGCTCACCCATTTCATCTCCCTCTTCCAGGTCCAGGCGTGCCGCAGGATGGGTCAGATGACGAGGAGTGGCCCAccctggagcaggctgccacAAGGGCAGGGCCGGGCTATCAGGCGGAGGTGGTCGTGGACCCCGAGGATGAGCGTGCCATTGAGATGTTCATGAACCAGAACCCTCCTGCCAGGTAGGGCTGGCACGGCCCGGGATTTGGGAGAGCAGGTCCTCGTAGCAACTGCGTAGGAAAGAAACATGAGATGCAGAGAAGCGTATGCTCTGGCAGAGTTTTGAGTCCCCATCTCTGGGAAGGGCCTGAGCTTTGCCAGTTTGGGGAGCCACCTTGACGAAAGTGGCGCATCCTCTGAGGACTGCTCTGAATGGCAATGATGCAGACTCAAGATAGCTCCCGCCCTCTGTCCACCTGTCTTAGAACTGCCTGGATTGCCTGGTGACGTCACTGCCAGGCCTTATTCTGTCTCTGGGCAATCCGCCCCGTTGCATTTGGTCTTGGTATGCTCAGTTTTCTTAGCAGTAGGCTCGGTTTCTTTGGCCACATCTCTTTCACACCCTGACTGTCATTTTATCCAGGGTTTTCCAGCCCTTGCACCACTGGCATTTGGGGCTGGATAGGTCTCTTCTGGGGAGGCTGTCCTGTGCGGTGTCGGCTGTTAAACAGCATGCCTGACCTGCACCCGCCGGACAGCAGTAGTGACCCGCTCCCCCACTCTGTGGTAACCAGAGATGTCGCCGGATGCTGTCAGGTGTCCCCCAAAGGACAGAATCATCCCCCAGATGAGAACAAATTAGAACCGCTATGCTGGGTCAAAAACATGCAGGTTTTTAAGCTGCTACAGTCAGGCTCCGGATCCCAGGGTTTGGGCCCAGGAGAGAGGCGCCTCCGATGAGGGCCCTCAACCATTCGGATGCTGTGATGACACTGTTCTTGGTTCCTCAGGTTGGTTGTGGGTTCATGCACGCTAGCATCATTAGTATACTACTATTAGTGCTATTAATGCTATGAAAGACGGGGGCTGAACGGCGAGTTCCGCGGCCGTGTATTTGAGGGCACAGTGAAAGCACGAGTCCCTTTGCCAGCTTGCCGCCCAGGATCCAACGTGGATATCACAGAACGTGTGCTGGTCTCTCCAGAGAGCCTCTCAGGTTCTCACTCAGCACCCGTAATACCTCTGCTTTGGCAGCTCATTCTGACGAGCTCGGCGGGATGGTTTTCAACAGAAGAGTAAAACGGTTAGGAACGGGGGTCCTGACAGTTTTGAGAGGCGACAGCCAGTGTCTGCAGAGAGCCGACTAGATCCACGTGGACTCAGCAGTCAGAGGCAGCTTAGCTGGGGGGCATGCATATACTGTAAGGTACCTGACCTTCAGACCTTGAAAGACCAGGCTTTGACTCTTTCCCCCACTCGAGCTCTGAGACCGAAGATGGGTTACTGACCCCTCTGCCTATTGGTTACCATGTCTGTCGCATAGATGGTACAAGGGAATgtctggcttctgccatacatgcTTTAAAGTGCTATGGTGGAAGGGGACATCGGGAAGTCCTGCCCTCCAAAGACAGGAGTGGTTTTTAAATAGACTTCAGCAGCCCCTGAAGATGCCCTTATCGTACTGAAGCCCAATGTAATGATAATTCTGAATCATCACAGTCAGATTGTGCGTAAGGAGGCTGGGATAAACAGATTATTCATCTTGGACCTCTCCCCATCAATCTTAATAAATTGAAACAGGGGAGAGGGTATGCCATGCTCTCTCCCTAATGATCCCAGCTCCCAGAAATCTCAGTATATCACTGAGGTGCGTCTGGTACTCTGAAGAGGTCAGAACAGGGTTTTATTCCATGTGTTAACTTTATGTAGGTAGGTATGTTACCATCCCTGTTTTATAAGGGAGGgagctgaggcttagagaggcaGAGtagcctgcccaaggtcacacagggagCGGAGGAGCCATGACCTGAACCCAGCAGTCAGTCGCCTTCAGAGCCCAGGTTCCTCCCCTCCATGCAACTCGAAGCTCCATCCTAAGCTGGATGAGTGCCTGGTCCATTGTGCTCTGCAGGGATTCTTTGCTGGGTGGGTAGGCCCAGTGGGGATTGAGGTCATGCATCCCAGCAAGGTTGCAGGTTTATCAGGGCTCTCGAGAGACGGTGTGGGGCGTCCAGAGCTCCCTAGACTGAGAGCGTGGCCCTGCCGCCCACTCCCTCCTGTTCCCCCAGGCGCACCCTGGCTGACATCATCATGGAGAAGTTAACTGAGAAGCAGACGGAAGTCGAAACAGTCATGTCCGaggtctcaggcttccctgtgcccCAGCTGGACCCCCGCGTCCTAGAGGTCTACAGAGGGGTTCGGGAGGTAAGGACTGAGAGGAGAGCCATGACGGGACACCCCCACCAGGGCTCTGGGGGCCCACATCTCTTGTAGGCCGAGGGCAGGCTCAGGGGTCCCGCTCCCCGCTATGACTCTAATCTCAATTCCCCACTGAAAAATGAGGATGATACTAGAACCTCCTTACAGGATGGTTGTGAGGATTGAGTGAGTTAATGGACACGAGGAACTCATATGGGCGCCTGACAAGCAGCGATGACGATGGTTCTGTTCCCCCTTCCGCAGGTGTTGTCTAAGTACCGCAGTGGGAAACTGCCCAAGGCATTTAAGATCATCCCTGCCCTCTCCAACTGGGAGCAGATCCTCTACATCACAGAGCCTGAGGCCTGGACCGCTGCTGCCATGTACCAAGCCACAAGGTAGAGctgatgggggtggggcagccTTGGGTCAATAGGGCAGGCTGGGTGTGGGAAGGACAGGCTTTCCCTCTCTTTGTCGTTACATTCCCTCCCAGAGCTCTCTTGTGCTTCTTTATGGCATCACTTCCCCAGCTTTTCCTGTTTCCTGTTCTGGGGCCAAGGTCCTGTTAAGAACGTCCTGTGATGAGTTTCTAGGGGAGACGCGCCTAACTACAGGGACACAACCCTGCAGTGTCAGGGTGGCCTCAAAAGTCTGTGGCTCCCCAGGTGTGTGCAGGTCCCTGGTCACAGCAGGGTACAGGGGACccctgaaagagaggggaaggtGAACAGCTGGTTCCTGTCTGTCTGCAGAGCTCTGGCTCACCTGAAGACAGACAGTGTTCACCCCCATTCAGGTACATCTTGCAGCCCCTCCTATTCCCTCTCTAATCTGACCTGGGTGCTGCACACACCCGGCTCCCTCCCCGGACCCTCTGATCTCTTGCATGCAAATATCATCCGCAGTGGTATTTGAAGGGCCAGTTCTGTCAACTGACCTGGGATCTTCCCCCTTCCTTCCAAAACCACTAGGATTTTTGCCTCTAACCTAAAGGAACGGATGGCCCAGCGCTTCTATAACCTGGTTCTGCTCCCCCGGGTACGAGATGACATTGCTGAGTACAAACGACTCAACTTCCACCTCTACATGGCCCTGAAGAAGGCCCTGTTCAAGCCTGGAGCCTGGTTTAAAGGTGGGGACCCAGGAGGCGATTAAGAAAGGGCAGGGCCAGAGCTCTTGCAGGACCTCCTTTCTCTCACTCTGGACTGCTAGTGACCGTGCCCTTCTGCCCCTCCCCAGGCATCCTGATCCCACTGTGCGAGTCGGGCACCTGTACCCTCCGGGAAGCCATCATCGTGGGCAGCATCATCACCAAGTGCTCCATCCCCGTGCTGCACTCCAGGTAGTGTTGCGGGGTGTGCAGGACCACAGATCAGCCCATTTCGACAGCAGAGTCCCAGGActcggggcggggtggggacacATGGGGAAGGAGTCAAGCATAAGCCCTTGGGTTTGCGGGTAAGTCGATGGGTATATGATAACTCCACAAGAGTGTCAGTCCCGTGGGAACAAggtcccagggcctggcacatgctAGGTGCTCAGTGaagagttgaatgaatgaatgaatgaatgagaaagaggGGAACATGGGAAGAAAGTAGGTTGGGGCAGAGACATTTGGACACACTCTGAGACAGAAGCAGTCTGAGCCAGACGTGGGGATCTGGCGTGAGTCAGCATAGCCCTGGTAACAGGTCGAGGGAgttaggggaggggagaagaatgCAGAGATTTCCCTTTAGGGACAGCACAATTTAGGGGCCCGTGGCGGGGCCGGGGTAAGGAGAAGCTTTCCCCAGCGtttccctgcctcccttccccattAGTGCGGCCATGCTGAAAATTGCAGAGATGGAGTACAGCGGGGCCAACAGCATCTTCCTGCGGCTGCTGCTGGACAAGAAGTACGCGCTGCCCTACCGAGTGCTGGACGCCCTGGTCTTCCACTTCCTGGGCTTCCGGACAGAGAAGCGTGAGCTGCCCGTGCTCTGGCACCAGTGCCTGTTGACTTTGGTCCAGCGCTACAAGGCCGACCTGGCCACGGAGCAGAAGGAGGCCCTCCTGGAACTGCTCCGgctgcagccccacccccagctgtcCCCAGAGATCAGGCGTGAGTTGCAGAGTGCCGTCCCCCGAGATGTAGAAGATGTTCCCGTCACCATGGAGTGAGGATTCAGCGCTCGTCCGGGTCTGCGGAGCGTGGAAGGACTCCAGGATCCCTGCTGGTGACTGGAGGTGATTCCGAGCCTTGACAGCTGAAGACCCGGATCAGGGCCAAGACAGGTCTCGGGCCTCTGACTCCCCAGTTCTCAACAGGGGGCCATAGTAGGGCCGGTTCCCTCTTGCGTTCTAGGCCTGCATACCTGCTCAGTTCTGGGACCTGACTTGAGGTCCCACAGCCCAGCACTCCCAGGTCCCAGCTAGGGATGGAATGGGTACTTCCTTTCAGGCTGTTGTGTCAGGTCACTGGGAGGTGGATAAAGACAAAAGGCGGGTATTTATTGAATGTCAGTGTTTTGATGTGATGGATGGAGATCTTTGCTTTCCTTGTTTTGCTGGAAGCAAGCACTGCTTCCCTCTCATGCACAGCAGTGGATTCTTACCTATTTACAAGGGAGCCACGCACTTCCCCCACCTTATTCTACAAGTCTTCTCTAGACTGTTCCCACCCTGCCAGCCCCTAGAGGGCA from Bos indicus isolate NIAB-ARS_2022 breed Sahiwal x Tharparkar chromosome 23, NIAB-ARS_B.indTharparkar_mat_pri_1.0, whole genome shotgun sequence carries:
- the BYSL gene encoding bystin; amino-acid sequence: MPKFKAARGAGVQEKHAPLAEQILAGDAVRAGTREKRRGRGTGDEEEEYVGPRLTRRILQQARQQQEELEAEHGSGDRPAVPRERTTRLGPGVPQDGSDDEEWPTLEQAATRAGPGYQAEVVVDPEDERAIEMFMNQNPPARRTLADIIMEKLTEKQTEVETVMSEVSGFPVPQLDPRVLEVYRGVREVLSKYRSGKLPKAFKIIPALSNWEQILYITEPEAWTAAAMYQATRIFASNLKERMAQRFYNLVLLPRVRDDIAEYKRLNFHLYMALKKALFKPGAWFKGILIPLCESGTCTLREAIIVGSIITKCSIPVLHSSAAMLKIAEMEYSGANSIFLRLLLDKKYALPYRVLDALVFHFLGFRTEKRELPVLWHQCLLTLVQRYKADLATEQKEALLELLRLQPHPQLSPEIRRELQSAVPRDVEDVPVTME